The Penaeus monodon isolate SGIC_2016 chromosome 8, NSTDA_Pmon_1, whole genome shotgun sequence sequence TACATGAATACGGTCCATACATATACTTTGGAGAGAATTTCCCGTTTTGTGTGTTCTTGATAACAAACTTGTCTTCattatttgataacatttatatacagtgtacatgccctgaaAAAAAACGGTAATATAGCAAAGTTCATGTGCTGTCACGATTGCCATCAATCACTTGCGATGGAATTGACTTCTTTATGTAAATAATAAGCCCTCTCGTATGGCAATATTTTTTCTGTCATAGTATGTGTATCACGCATTTTTTGcataacgagcactagttctgacttcttgaaagcaacacacatcaacattttcagaGTGAAGGTACTGTAAAAGAGTTGCCctgcgtttctgtaaactgtttatgttccaggtaatacatttcaagagattacttggagaCACTGATTACTCGACCATTTCCGAGGCccgcatcatgatcatcatctgcTCCAACTACCGAAGTAGTATTTGTAGCAGATCCTTTATTTTTCCGCTGGACTCTTGTTTGTgttgctgcagtgagggctgagctgcaACTGGTGCTGcaactgatgctgaagctggtgcagcagatggtGCTAGGGTTGGTGGTGAAGCTGATGCAGCATATGGTGCTAGGGTTGGTGGTGAAGTTGGTGCAGCATATGGTGCTAGGgctggtgctgcagctggtgctgaaacTGTTGCTGGTGCTTGAGTTGACGGAGCTttaactcctgttggtgctggtactgtggccggtACCATGGTTTCCTTTGCAAGGGCCATCACTGTTGACCTCTGCaggtgtgggattttttttttttttttctcctatttgttTTCCTGTCCTTTGAATAGTAAGCGCACAACGGAGAATTGGCATTATGTTCTTGTCGGCAGTTCACGCATTTCCGAAGGAAATTTTtaccttcggaaatgttttctgcaCATTCTGAACTTCCGTGTGGAAGAGCGGAGTATCGGCATCGCGATGGATAAgcacgtgttccgtggccccaCTTGAGCAATTAAagcaaaacggggtcagggatttgtagacggcacacctaaagggtgccatgccctcaaccattttaATAGTTTTGGGGGTTACTTCCCCTCATACGTTATGATGgctctctgggtcatcattccattAACCTTCATGCGTCTCGCATGAATGATACGTTCATTGTATGCAGTCTTTTCTcgtttcgatttcccttgggacatcgaacacaatgacgttagtacatttttcctttccaaaaaccTTGGCTTTTCAAGCACTTCACCACGTGTACCGGTAGTTGTTATATGAgcaagaatttgttcgttcttgcatCTGACAGAAACGTTATTTCTCCCAATTTTCGTCTCGGTTTATCCGTCTTATTGTAAGGGTCCATTTTTGGGCCTGAGAGACCCAGTGATATTTatccccgcgcgcgcgcgcgtgcgtgcgtgtgtgagtgtgagtgtgtgtgtggggggggggggggtgagagagagagagagagaatgtgacatGTGTCTATTGACACATGTCACATAATTCCATTTCCGTTTATTCACACTCTGATGTGGTTACTTTCATTTATGCATGTTGTTAATAatctcattattaataaatatggTAAACTTTTGTAcgctatgaaatatgaaaatacgtAAACTGTTGACGTAACAACTCTGTTGACGTAATAAGCTGAATATATGTCCTTATTATATCAATCAGTTGATTCTTAAGAAataccatattataataatattaatctaaaCAACATTTTATGCAGTAAACCAACTTTAAAGTACAACATTATTCTACATAACCTGTGCCAATTTCAAATCGGCAAAAGAGTTTCCCATGTGGGCCCACGACTCGACAACGTAAACATTGTGCAAGCAGCCAGTtccagaggggaaggagagtctAGTTGAAACGCGGAAAAGATCTAAAATATCTTCGGAATGGCGACATTTACTTGTCTCAGCTGTCATGTGGCATTTTCTGACGGCGATGGACAACGTGATCACTTTCGTTCTGATTGGCATCGGTATAATTTGATGAGAAAGATGTCCGAACTGCCCCCCGTGTCAAGGGAGACGTATAACGAGAAGGTGGTTCAGGTTCAGGGCCAGTGCGCCAAGGTAGGTTCCAATTGGATCATATTAAATTTCATGGCGTAGTTCAAATTTCCCACAGCCATGTAATACAAAGTAAGATTTACCTGCAAAAATGACAAAATGAATGCTGGCTATAGTTTGGCCCGTGCCCCGTGTGCGAGAATGACCTGGCTTTTGACttgatataatatagaaaatcttATCCATTGCAAGGTTATTCAGACCTGTATGTGGGAAGCATGCAGCTGGGCATTTTCTATAGGCTAAATACCTTCTCATACACACTTATTAGATGGcaagtactatacatatatatatatatatatatatatatatatatatatatatatatatatatatatatatattatataatatgtaatttataatagatgatatatatataatatatatattatatatataatccatatatatgtatatgatatatgtataatacatacatacatatatatgtcacataacccccccccccctactcccttcttcttctcttcttctgatgcCCAGTATGGAGCGGGTCACGCACACAGGCAGGTTCCCAGTACGAAGTGTATCACGCAACTTAAATtgtgtcaggatgctgcactccttTACTGCCTGTCCTACTGGGTTCGGTGAGCAGCCTCTGACGAGTGTTCACGGGGATGGCGGGGATATGAAATGACAGGCAGATAGCAATCCACGGTTTATTGCAGTCCACAGTTTTAGTGACAAAACGGGTCACGTCGGGGAAGGGcggtcacttcacacacacacacgcacaggtgtaGCCACAGGACTCACTCACgcactttctcctctttcgcaCCTCCCGCCAGTCAGTCCCACTCAGGCAGCCAATCACCGCGCTGGAGTCTTGCGCCACTCTGTGGCCAGCCAATCACGCAACACTTGGTTTGGTGCGCTttttcatcaccaccaacacacacatacacagttacaaatgcatttttgtatatatatatatatatatatatatatatatatatatatatatatgtatatgtatatgtatatgtatatgtatatatatatatatatatatatatatatatatatatatatatatatatatatatatatatatgtatatatatatatatatatatgtatatatatatataatatatattatatatatataatatatatatatatatatatatatataatatatatatatatatatatatatatatatatatattatatatatatatatatatatatatatatatatatacgtatatgatatatatatagtatatatatataatatatatatatatatatatatattatatacatatatataatattatatataggctgcggtggccgagtggttagagcatcggactcaagactggcacgacggcaatctgagttcgagggttcgagtcaccggctggcacgttgttcccttgggcaaggaacttcaccccgattgcctacctagccactgggtggccaagccagcccaagtcagtgctggtcccaagcccggataaaatagagagaatgattacctaaaaggtaacaccggcactctccgtggaaaggaactggggaccctacaatgtactcactccaagagcatcacaacatgaaaactacaattaagtatcatgttgtggccacggtggctcaaacatgaacctacccggggggggggggggtatatatatatatatatatatatatatatatatatatattgatatgtatatatctgatttagatataaatatagatataatatatatatatatatatatatatatatatatatatattattataataaataaatatatataatatatataatattatatatatatattttatatataatattatataatatatatatatatatatatatattttattatatatatatatataataaaataatataattatatatagtataatatatatatataatatagatatattttaaatatatatatatatatatatatatatatatatatatattaataatatataatatatattatattatatatatatatatatatatataatatataatatatatatatatataatatataatatatatatatataatatatatatatatataatatatatatattatatatatatatataatataatattatatatatatatataatatatataatatctatatatatatatatataatatatatttatatatatatatatatatatatataatatataatattaatatattataatatatatataatatatatatatatatatatatatatatattatatatatatatatatatatatatatatatcatatatataatatatatatatatatatatatatatatatatatatatatatatatatatatatatgtatatatatgtgtgtgtgtgtgtgtgtgtgtgtgtgtgtatgtgtgtagtgagagagagattccttATGTAGTTATTACTATTTAAAACACTTGCCAGTTTTCAGCTCCATAGATTATGTGTAaacttttatattaaatttatattgagTAAAACTTATgctagtatatataagtatttcttACCAAGAGAGCTGTTGGAAGTAAATGGTTAAGCAAAAGAATGATGCAAGACTATCTTGGGAGCTTTGGGATCTTGATTTGGATGTGTGGTTAATCtatcatgtatatgatataataaaataatttccagATTTTTAAAACCAGTTTAGATGAGGGGCATGTGGAGTTTATTCACACAGTTCTTTATGATAAACAAAACTTTAAGACTTAATTTTCAAGAAGAGAagcataaaatttttgtattacagTAAGTATCAGTCATGAATGCCAGTATTAAAGTTATTGATCAAAATTGTGACCTGACTAATGATAAACTGTCAttgaataataacatttattaatgTTGTGTAGAAAACTGTGATGAAAGAGGTAAActgtgatatgataatgatacagatttTATTATAATGACTAATTTTCTTAgagtggttattattatataattagccATTTTATTGGTAAAGTGTTAACCCATTAATCCCATTAACCCTTCCCTCAAAGAGCATACCCAGTCACAACaacttagattgttgaataaattttgtgacatGGAGTTGTTACTGGCAAATGCATgtgtactgtaaagaattaccgtTTTAGTTGAACATTctaatgtttgttttgtgttatatccATGTCAGTTTTATATACTCCTGTGATTATAATGAAATCACATTGAAAGTTCACTTTTTAACTTAACTGATAACTTAGTATTtagaataaaaatatgtataccaGAACATTAACACAGGACATTATATTGTATTCAGAAACCCTACATTattctttataaatatgtaaattatgaCTTTGTTCTTCAGGCTGCTGCTGATGCAGGGAGTCAAAAACCCTACTGCAAGCCATGCAAGAAGGCATTTGCCACACAAATGGCTTATGACAATCATGTGAAATCCAATAAACATGTGGAGAGGACAATGAAATATGCTGAAGGTAGGATGGTTCCTTATCTTTAGAAAAGCCttatattaaccctttgccgatgggtggcatgtacgcacatggcatggcatggcgggactatctactgggggcatgtacatacatgccatggtgtatgccatgatttttttttttttttttttttttttttttttttttttttttttttttacaatcacggcaaaatattatttttctgacactgaaagtgtgattaagttgtttttaacactctcatttttaatatgggggaaaaaaaaaaaaaaaaaatcaactccatgatgccacacactgcttattttattcagaccatagactgaataatgatcaactatggagtctatataacaacaaaaatattcttcagtctcgatttatcaggaaatatggcaagtagagactttagaaaataatgaaaactgaaaatacaacatatgctcatagtattacgaagaaacggcatgggatgctggtatttggcatgagtggtcgcgcatgctagggcgacgatataagcccctggcagcgaggcccgggccactatgaatactacccgtcgggaaagggttaatcaaataataatagccTGCTTATATATTGTAAACCTGTAGCTGCAAATATGACAAACAGCATAGCAGTGGAGGGACATTTTTGATGGGACTAAGGTCAAAGATAGTATTTGATAGTGATATTTGTCACTTTGTTCATATCAGTTGCAGTTCATATACTGATTTCCAAAGGATATTGGCCTCTTCTCTTTTGAATTCCTGGGTCCAGTCCTTGTTtaggtttcttttcttctcaagcTAAATTGAGAATTAATGCAAGAGCAGCAGACCAGGCAGTgttaacattttcatatttttcatatacatgtgagCACAGTCCCAGGAAATCCACAATGGACAATGAGATTTGGGTAGATTATAGAACATTGGTCTGAACCCTTTTATTTCCATATCCCAAACCCCAATTTATTATAGAAACAGAATATGCAATGGAATATTTAAGATATGCAATCATTGTGATTCTTGGGCTTGTTTTTGTTGCCACAAAGAATATTTCACCTTATTCAcaggtattttttatttatttatttatgtattgttttgtttatttcatgatTCTTCTTAGAACCCAAGGGTTCAGTTAAACCCTGTGTGAGCATCATTGTTGCTGAGTATTGGAAATTAACCCAATTaccacggatggcaagaatatatgtttatttattttatttagatggCTTTACAAGTGCTTAATCATCAAAGGGTCTGTTATTAGTcatacctatctcacctgtttaacctttttcttgacttttggaaagggtcttttgtattatttcattgacttaaatgttaccaagatttatataatttaataatcataacatcaataacaataatatcagtatcgatatcaattgtattaaaaagaaaaacacatttaacaccaatttaaggaatggggaaatcagaatcagtcactagggcctactgatataCTTGTTACTGGCTAAGCACATGTGGAGTCATATgtttgtaacaaaattcacaaaaaattacAGGGGACAGAACGTAAATCCATGGTGGTTGGGTTAAGATTCTGTGATGTGAAAGTGAGTGTGGTGGCCAGGTAATTTTTTAATTAGTCACAATTTCAGTCTCAGAAAATCTGAAGAATACTTCGTTATctgcaaagagaaaggaagagccagaagaagaggatgaagatttAGAGGTAAGAAGCATTTGCAGAATTCATCATAATTCATATTACTGTTAAAGAAACTGTAGAAAACAAGTACTTTTCTGTGAACCAATGTATTACTTATGGAGAAGGGTAATAAAGCTGCAAATTTCTCATATCTTTTCAACATCACCAGGTTGAAGAAGTGGACAGTGATGAGTGGGAGGACGAAGAAAGAGAACCAATTCCCCTGAATGTGTGCCTCTTCTGTAATCATGATGCTGGAAGTCTGGAGAAAAAGCTTCAGCACATGACAGAAGTGCATAAGTTTTTTATACCTGACTTGGAATATTGTACTGACGTAGCTGGCCTTATGACATACCTTGGATGGAAGGTATGTTTTTAACTTGTCCTTTATCTTGACAGGTTCCTAAATGAGTATTATCTTCTTAACTTGGGACATGTgttatttttaaatcaaataagaCTTGATTGAATATGAGTTGGTGGTAAAATAggtcctccacctccccctcctttaccttccctttctctccttttcctcctccctctttttttcaaataaggataataatagtaaaaaaaaaaaaaaaaaaaaaaaaaaaaaaaaaaaaaaaaaaaaaaaaaaaaaaataataataataataataataataataataataataataataataataataataataataataataataataataataatacaactctGGTCTTTCTTTccaatcacagaaaaaaatgtagtTGGATTTTGAAAAGTAAGCTAGATGTTGAAATTACATTAAGTTGATCTCAAGATCAGTTTAATGTACTTTAATGTATGCACATCTAAAGAGAGAGTATTACCAAGTTCCcaaatgtatgattttttaaaaccactCTCTCTCCCATTGCTTTGTAAATTAAGAGTGATCATAGCCATCAGTCTGACTTCCAGTGGGTCTCAGTGAATTAGTTATCCTAAGGGGTCATATACATTTTCTCTGTGTAGCGAAGATACATTATGTATGCATGATGTCATGCAAGTGGACATCATACTGACTGGCTCTATATGTCAGTGTAGTGGTTTATTTATGGTGGTTTCATGGGAGTTTCTCCTGTCCTTTATGGGTTTTGCTAAGGGATTACCTAGTTGGGAAGGGTGTTGATTGTTTGTGTGCCTCTCACCTATGTCTTGTGTATTTGTATGGCTTAATGGTCTTTTTGACCATGGACTGTTCAGCCACCAGCCTGCCTTGGAGGATCAGTTTATAGGTCTCGGACACTCCCGTGATATCATTTTCTAGCCATGGTAGACCACAAAAGAGCTCAGCAGTTTACCTTTGATATTTTCTGTGGTTTGAAAACTCATGTTATCAGTTTTCATGAACTCTTGTTTTGAAATCTGATCTTcacaaaaattaagaaatttgCAAAATGTGTACAATTTTCCTTGTGCTCCTCCACCTCCAAACAACTACCTTTTAGGAGTTGACCTTCTTATGGTAAGCCTCAAAGCACCTGATTGTAGAGAAAGACCTTCCACTCCATGCAGAATACAAACATCATTTTTCTCTAGCTTCCATTATAGCATGGCACTACCAATACTTGCCATCCTTTGTCTTCTTGGCAACATGGAAAGTTAGGAATGTGACAAGTGGTGGCCATACTTAGGACTGTGTGGGAGTTTATCAGGAATTCATTTATGATATTGCAAGCAATGTAAACTTTTAGTTAACAATGCTGTAGGTCATCCCCCTAGCTACTTGTAGATGCAGTGATTATTTATCACTGCCATATCTAAAAGAAAGAAGATTTCTTGCACATCACCACATCTTAAATGCCTGGAAATCCTTTGGCCTGTGCTTCTGTGACATCTTCACAGTAGTGACAGCATTTGTTTGGCAGCACTGAAGGTAGTGATATACGTTCAGGGATGAGTACTAATTATTGTAATACCTGGTGCTTTGCAAAAAGTCCCACTCCTTCCATCAAGTTGTTCACAGCTTTCTGTGATACAGGCATGGCCTTTATACACCTAGAAGCCAGCAGTAGGTTCAGAGATGATAGACAACTTGTACACATTCAAACCTAACTGTGCCCTCTACTCAAGTTTAAGATGACAAACTGCATATATGCTGTACTTCTAAAGGCTCTCATAGATGTAGGCTGAGAACTGGTTAAAGCAGTCCCTTAGCAGGATGTCAGGGAAAACAAATGTTGCCAAAAATCACTTCTAAGATTGATAATGATCCATTTGCAGCTTGTTAATAATTTGTATCAGAAGTATCTATGGCTCTGTTGCAGTCCACTTTCCTTCTTTTACAGTTGGGGTGAGCCTAGGCAAACTATTTGGTTTTAGTTGCAATGTTGGGCATCAGGTCATCTGTGATGATGGCTGGTAAATATTTGTAGGAGAGAAAGTCTTGTCAAGGTTCTCGTTGATGGCAAGGAGTTTGGCATgaggcgacgatataagcccctggcagcggggccagggccactatgaatactacccgttgggaaagggttaatgaaTGCATTACATTTAATGCTGTTCATTCCAGTATACCCTCTAGCCCACATGTCATATGCCCTGAGCCATTGCCTGAGGGATGTGAAATGGTTTGACTGGCTGTTATTTTGTGTAAAAGGGGGATGATTAGCACCTAAAACATTTAGCTGCTATTCCTAGGTATTATGCAAAACATTGCACTCTCTTAGTGCTGCTATGACACTATAAATACTTTTCAGTCTAGTTTACATCAGTCTCCTCACTTTGTCATACAAAGGGCtttaaaaagttcataaaaaagtCCTTAACTAAAAAtgatatggaaggattttgatttcaattcaCCTAAATATTCTTGTACCAAtgtgcattcataataagcagatgtaattgttttcttgctcttgagaaagtcaaccagcaaaatcccctctgcatcccagaagacagtggccatgacctttcctcttgaacactcagattttactttgactggtccacttccaccccaggGCAGCTACTGTTTTGATTGAAGTTTTTCTTCGGGATCATACTGATAGAACCATGTTTCATCTCCTGTCACAATTCtttgcagaaaagcttca is a genomic window containing:
- the LOC119576213 gene encoding zinc finger protein 622-like, giving the protein MATFTCLSCHVAFSDGDGQRDHFRSDWHRYNLMRKMSELPPVSRETYNEKVVQVQGQCAKAAADAGSQKPYCKPCKKAFATQMAYDNHVKSNKHVERTMKYAEVSENLKNTSLSAKRKEEPEEEDEDLEVEEVDSDEWEDEEREPIPLNVCLFCNHDAGSLEKKLQHMTEVHKFFIPDLEYCTDVAGLMTYLGWKIGCGFECLVCKWKARRLPSLTAIRQHIEDQKHSYIELKGDTILEYGDFYDYSTSYPDAESASPDDDVEANIITGDESELVLPSGAVIGHRSLRRYYKQNLNPYRKQVEKKKHGSTFRSLLAHYRSLGWTGTSGNDAVKKFWDQKYLQKVRSRYDLKLGVRANMQQHHFRQQNPV